The genomic region TCTAATCTATGTATTAATAATGTTTTATATGGATCATAATAACCTTCATTTATACTTCTTCTATCTGAATTTCCATCAATATGCATTTTTTGAATCTTTAATTCTTCTTCAGTTAAATATGGATTAAAGGAATAAGCCCCAAAGTATATGCCCATATCGCCTAAAAGAAAATTTGTTGTAAATCCCCCTGTTATACCATTTACATATGGTAATGAATCAGAAAAAAATACTCCATGTTCTAATAATGACCAATCAGTTTTATATCTTCCTAAAACAAACCAAAACGTATTTATTTTTTCTCCATAATACATTTCTAATTTAAAATTACATCCTTTTGTTATATCTAATTTTAAACCTGATTTATTATTTTTTATTTCAAAAATTGGAATTAGCTCATAATTATTAGTATAAAAATATGGAATTTGAAAAACAACATTTGTATTTAATTTTTTATCTGAAGGATAAGGAGATATTGCTGTTTCTAATACTTCACCATTAAGCATTCTTTCTACAATATATATTTTATAATCTATATTATTTTCAAAATAAAACGAAAATACAGTTAATGAAAAAATGAATAATAAGATAATTAAGAAAATTTTTTTCATTGTTTACACTCCATTTTTATTATTGAATTTTTATTGGCATTATCCAAAATAATGAATAACTTTTAAATTTTTCTTCATTATATTTTGTATTAATATATTTAATTTGAATTTCGCCTAAATATGGTATTTTAAAATATACTTTAGCTCTATTATTATAAAACTCATTTCCAAATGTTGTACCAAATTCTTTTTCATAAAATATTAAGAATTTATTAGAAGATATATATGCCTGAACAGATTTTACATCTGAATTTTCATCATATTTAAATCCCAGAGGATAATCATAAAAATACCTTGCACCAGGTTCATTAATTATTTCTAATGATCTATTATACAATCTATTATATGGAATATCGTCTTCATAAATTCCACTTTCAACTTTATAATTTTCATACATTAAAGAAAAATAAATATCTTTATATAACTCTAAATTCAATTCTCCACCGTATCCAAAGCTATTTTTCCCTTTTATTGGATTATATGCATCTTGAAAATATAATCTTATATTCTTTGTTTGTAATTGTGAATCAAATGAAACTAAAGAATTATTTACATCAAAAAGACTTTTTGGCACTTTCCCACCATATAAATTTAATGACGTAATTCCAAAATTAAAAATATTTTTTTTAATATCTATTCTATTCACTAAAACTTCTTTCATAGCCATAGTTGCTTCGGTAGAAAATTGCTTTTCATATTCTGATTTTGTCATCATAGGTTGCATTGAGATAATTATTGTATTAAATGCTACATCATCTAAATAATATTTAAAGTTTATATTTTCATAATATTTTGAAGCATCTGATAATATTAAAGAATTCTTCAAAGGCCCTAAAGAAATTTTTGTTCTACCTAATATAAAACTCCAATTATGATTTTTTAAACTCAAATAACTTAAAGATGGCATGTCTAAAGTGGTTCTTTTTGATAAAGAAAAATCATTGTATATATCTAATATACTTAATGATTTATATTTGAAATAGGGGCTATTTCCTTCTTTGAAATCTGCTATAAATCGAGCATATAACTCCTTATTATGATAAAATTCAAATCCAAAATTCATCCATGAATAATATTCATTGTACAAATCACTAAAAAATATTTTATCTTTTTCTAATGTATAATATCCTCCGCCGTTAAATATTACATTATTTTCTAATCTTTTTTCAAACCCTAGCGGAAATTCAAAAGTTATATTAGACTTATAATCCTTATCATCTATAAAAAACAAAGGAATTCCGGTATATTGAATACCGGAATTAATATTTTTTGATCTTTGGTAATAAAAATCTATACTTCCTGGAAATAATAATTTTGCACTTCCATAAATATTAACTATTATAATTAAAATCAAGAAAAACAAAATATTTTTTTTCATATTCATCTCTTTCCAGATAGCCATTTTTTTCTTTTATCTAAATATAAATTTCTTATTTCTGTTAATATATCCTGATATTCTTTATCCTTAAAATTTTGATAGGAATGATCAAATGCCTTCCATTGCTCATACACATACATAAGAGTTATTTCAGCATATATGCCTTTAGATAAATATATTCTATTCCCCCAAGGTTTAGTACTTGCTAAAACAAATTGCATATGATGTATATACCCCACATCTAAATTTACTTTCCTTTTACCATCTACAGCGTATTTAGATTCAATGTTATTTGTTATGGTTTTTGCTTCAGCCAAAAAACCTGGAGAATAAAGATTTTTAAAGCTAATCATTCGAGCTTTTATTTTTACATTTTGACCCATTTCCATATTGTAATAATATGTATATTTTTGAAAATCTAATTCTTCTGAAATATAATCTATTTCTCCAAAATGTTTTTTTAATTCGTCCAAAACATTTTCATGATACAACCAATAATCAGTATCTCCAGCTGAAAAAAAATGAATAACATAATTTACTCTATCAATATCTTTAATTTTTCCCATTTTTAACCACCACCTCAAAAGACTTTAATTTCACTTTATATATTCTTTCAAATGTTTTTATCAAAACAGTTCCTGTATTGTTAGTTACAACAATTTTTTCATTTTGACCTAAATTAATATTTTTCTTTTCCAAAGGATTTAATTTCTCATTATTAACATATATAACATCATTGCTCTTATTTTCTATTTCAACTGGCAATTTTTGCATTGAAGCAATAGTTATCAAATCAGATGAGTCATTAATTATTTTAACTGTAAAAAAAACTGATATTATTATTAAAATTGTAGCAATTAATATATATATCTTATATTGACTCATTAAATCCCCTCACAAAATTCATCAGATATTCTCTTTCATTTTGAATTTTACCATCAAGTTTTTTCATTTTTATTTCATTCAATATAACCCCCACTAGTTTCCCCTTAATACCTAAACTCATTATATCCTTTCCATCTATTTCTAAAGTAAAATCATTAATCTTTAATAAATAAGATTTATATTTATCTTTTATTTCTTCCTTTATAAATCCAGAGATAACAATCAACAGTTCATTATCAAAATTCTCAACTATTTTATAAAAATCAGAGTATGATGAATATGTATTTAACTTGTTCAATTGCAAAATAGCCTCTTTTAATTTTTCAAGATTATTTAAAAATTTTTTAGGTAATCCATATCTTTCAAAACTATACAATGCTGCTTGTTCTTCTTCATAAACTAAATATGAATATAAAAACAGATGAAATAGTTTTACTTTATAAGAATATTTTGGAACATTTTTCTTTATCCACTGATAAAATTTTAAAACCTTTTCGAATGTTTCTAACTTACTCTTTTTATATTGAGAATATAAAAACAGATGATCTAAAATGCCAAATTTCCCCATCTCATCTATAGATTCTGTTATATTTCTCTCGTTTAATATTTTTTCAAACTCTTCTCTTAATCTCATACCTGTAACTTTTTCAATGTAACCATTATTTACAGCATCTTTTAATAATTCTAAAGTTCTATTCTCAATCTTAAAGTTAAAACGTTTTTCAAATCTTATCGCTCTTAAAATCCTTGTAGGATCTTCTATGAAACTTAAATTATATAGTATCTTTATAATCCCTCTATCCAGATCATGTTTACATCCGAAAAAATCAATCAAAACGCCAAATTCTTCACTATTAAGTTTTATTGCCATTGCATTAATTGAAAAATCTCGTCTGTATAAATCTTTTTTTATTGTACTCAATTCAACCTTAGGCAAATCTGCGGGTTTTTCATAATATTCTGTTCTTGCAGTAGCAATATCTATTCTAAAACCATCTTTAAAAAACAATGACCCAGTATGAAATTCGCTATGTTCAACAAATGTGGTTCTTAAATTTCTTGCTGCATATTTCGCATATTTTAGTCCATCACCCTCAACCACTATATCTATGTCAAAATTTTTTCTACTTAACAATAAATCCCTGACAAAACCACCAACCACGTATACCGGCATATTTAACTCACTACCATATATCCCAAGCAATCTCAATAAATTCATGTATTTTGGAGGTATGAATTCAACCATCTTTTTTAAAATATTGTATTTATGTAAATCTTCTTCATAATCAATAATAATCTTTGGCTTAGATTTATGAAAAACTTTACCCTTTATAAGGTCTGATCTTGTTATAATACCAATTAATGTATTATTTTCATCAATTACTAACAA from Marinitoga aeolica harbors:
- a CDS encoding CBS domain-containing protein, which translates into the protein MDILNKLKKNMKTITIDHLKINFTYIEKKIDDLEKYVQQIYMEKLSDIIIIFELTYQTRVSGFSYSDEINMNEIFEKFNSKGNSQRAVFATSEKNIEKLMNDIINQLREKYIPILKAMDIMSSPVRTVLSNEPIEKVYRIMIQTGHNGFPVIEKNELIGIITRKDIEKAINHNLSKLPVKKIITKNIISVLPDTPIEEVRYKMLENGIGRLLVIDENNTLIGIITRSDLIKGKVFHKSKPKIIIDYEEDLHKYNILKKMVEFIPPKYMNLLRLLGIYGSELNMPVYVVGGFVRDLLLSRKNFDIDIVVEGDGLKYAKYAARNLRTTFVEHSEFHTGSLFFKDGFRIDIATARTEYYEKPADLPKVELSTIKKDLYRRDFSINAMAIKLNSEEFGVLIDFFGCKHDLDRGIIKILYNLSFIEDPTRILRAIRFEKRFNFKIENRTLELLKDAVNNGYIEKVTGMRLREEFEKILNERNITESIDEMGKFGILDHLFLYSQYKKSKLETFEKVLKFYQWIKKNVPKYSYKVKLFHLFLYSYLVYEEEQAALYSFERYGLPKKFLNNLEKLKEAILQLNKLNTYSSYSDFYKIVENFDNELLIVISGFIKEEIKDKYKSYLLKINDFTLEIDGKDIMSLGIKGKLVGVILNEIKMKKLDGKIQNEREYLMNFVRGFNESI
- a CDS encoding DUF4416 family protein, with translation MGKIKDIDRVNYVIHFFSAGDTDYWLYHENVLDELKKHFGEIDYISEELDFQKYTYYYNMEMGQNVKIKARMISFKNLYSPGFLAEAKTITNNIESKYAVDGKRKVNLDVGYIHHMQFVLASTKPWGNRIYLSKGIYAEITLMYVYEQWKAFDHSYQNFKDKEYQDILTEIRNLYLDKRKKWLSGKR